The Poseidonibacter lekithochrous region CCTGCCAAATAGACAAAGAAAAGTAGGGAAACTAAAAAGCTATAAAAATGTTAATTATAATCAACTTTTAAATCTTATTTTAGATTATTCAAAAATTGATATTAATACATTAACTTTTGATGATGAACCATTAATTTTTGAAATTGCTTCTTCTTTTTATACACCACTTTTAGATGTATTTAAAAAGTATGGAGCAAATCTAAATATAAAATCTAAAAAAACAAATTTAAATGTTTATTATAGAGTTTTAGAAGCTGGTAAAAGTTCAAAAGATGAAAGAATGTTATTCCTAAAAACATTAAACTTTTTAGTTGATTCAAATGTAGATTTAGATTTCAGGGACTCTTTTGGTGGAACGGTTGTTCACAAGGCAATATTAGATCACGATTTACAAGTAATAACTGTACTTACAAAAAAAGTTGTAGATTTTTCATCTAGAGATAGAAAAGGTAGAACTTATATTCACAATACAGTTTGGAGTGAAAAAGTTGATATGCTTAAAAAAATAGCATTCAAAGATAGAGATTTAATTAATAAACCTGATAAGTTTGGACTTTTACCTATTAATTATGCTGTTATTATGGGGAAAAAAGACATTGTATTTACTTTAATTAAATTAGGTGCATATTTAAATAATCCAAATAAAATTAATGAACAGTTTAAAGAACAATTCTTTACAAAACTTGGAAGACTTGATGATATCTTAAATTCATCAATGAGTGTTAATGAGAGAACTTTAATGACAAAACTTGTAAAAAGTATGCAAGAAGAATTAAATATTAAATAGTTAATTACTCTTTATTTAGTGGTAGAGTTACTAAAAACTCTGCTCCTATTTGTTTTTCACCTTTATATTCAAAAGTAGTATTCTTAACTTTTAAATCTCCACCTATATTTTTATTCAAAATACTTTTAGACATATATAAACCAAGACCAGTTCCTTTTTCACCTTTTGTTGTGAAATAAGGTGTGAATATATTTGCTAGTACTTCTTCTTCTATTCCATTTGCATTATCTTTAATTGATATATATGCATTATTTTCATTCTTATATGTTTTAATTATGATTAATTTTGTTGAAAATTCTTTTCTTTCAAGTAATGCTTCTTTTGCATTTTTTAAAATATTTATAAGAACTTGTAGCAGTTCATTCTCTAAGCTTTTAATAGTGAATTCTTCAATCTCTTTTACAATTATAATATCGTTGTTTTTAAGTTGTGATTCCACAAGACTAAGTGTTCTTTGAATAGTGTCTGATATTTCAAAGTTTTGATGTGTTTTATTAGGTACAAAAAAGTCCCTAAAATCGTCTATTGTTTGAGATAAATAATTAGAAGAGTTGATAATTTTTTCCATGTCATCATTCAACTTACTTTCGTCAAACATGTCATACTCTTTTTGTACTTTAATTCCAGAAGAAATAGTAGAGATTTGATTTAGAGGTTGTCTCCACTGATGTGCAATATTTGCAATCATTTCACCCATTGATGCCATTTTTGATTGTTGGTACATCATTTCATCTTTTTCTTTACTCTCTAGAATTTTTACTTCAATCTCTTTTTTATAATTGATTAATCTTTTTTCTAATTCTTTAGAGATAAAAAATGAAATGATTAATAGTAATAAAGTAACAACACAACTAATAAGTAAAATATGTTTTACATAAGAGTTGTTTTCTTCTGTAATAAAGACTCTTTTTTCTTCTATTTGTTTATTTAAAGCTTCTGTATAAAAACCTGTTCCTATTGCCCAATTATAAGGTTCAAAAGCTTTTATATAAGATATTTTTTTATTGCTTCGCGCTTTATCATCTGTATTTAATGTAGCAACATAAGAGAAGTATTCTGACTTTTTATCTTTTGCAAACTCTATAATATCTTTTACTAAATATCTACCGGCTTGATTTTTAACATTTAATCTATTAGTGTTAATAAATTTTTTATTATAGTGAGCTAGATAGTTTCCCTCAAAATCTATAACAAAGATATAGTTGTCATTTTGGTATCTAATATCTTTTATATAATTTAGAAGTTTCTTTTTTAGATTGTTCTCAAAAGTTTGTATATATTCCCCTGTGCCAATTGCAAGATCATAGGGTTCAAAATATTTATAAAAAGAGATTTTTTTGAATCTTTCTTCTGTATTATTCCCTTGAAACCAGTAATAAGAGTCAAATCGTTCTGATTTATTCTCTATAGTTTTTTGTACTGTTTTAAAGAATTGGTATCCATTTGCATCTATATCATTTAGAAAACTTTTCCCTTCAAATTCAGGGTTTAGAGGTTGTAAAAGACTTGTTCCGTCTTTTGCATCCATGAAGATATATCCTCTTCCATCATTGAAGATAATACTTCCTAAAGCTTTTTTGATTATTTGAAAAGTATTTTCATCATCATTTTTATGTTTTTCTTGTTCATAAATAGCACTTGCAATTGCATGAGCTTCATAAACTCTTTTTTTAATAGAGGCTTTTAGTAGTTCTTCTGTTTTTTCTTTTTCTAGTTCTATAAACTTGTATATTCTTTCAACTTCTTCTTTGATTCTTTGTTTGTTTGTATTGTAGTAATCCTCTTCCATTTGTAAAACTTCTTTTTTAAAGTCTTCTTCTTTTTCTAATAAAACTAATTTGGTAGTGAATAGTGAGAGTAGTACAACGAATATAATAGGTGCGTATTTAATGAAGAAAATTATGATATTGTCATTAGTGTTGATTTTCATCCAAGGCCCTAGTTCAAAGATATGTATAATCTTTGATATGTATATAGCAGAGTTATATTAAATATAATTATATAATATAACCCTTTAGACAATAATAAAATAAGAATTAAAAGTATATATTTTCTGTTAGGTCTTTAATTTGTTTTAACATAGCTTCATGATCATTGTATTTTAAATTGATTGGGTATAACTCTTTTTTGTACTTTAATACTAATGATGGAAAACTTCTAACATATAATGAACGTCTTAAATTAAGCTCATCTTGTAAGTCTTGCTCAATCTTAGATGATTTTAAATCCTGCTCAAATTTTTTTTCATCTAAACCTATTTGTTTTGCAACTTCTGTTAGAGTATTTGCATCACTTGGATTTTTTGCTTCTTGATAATAAGCTTCTTGAATACCTGCTATCATTTCATCTTCTTTACCTTCATATCTTGCAAGCATAGTAGCTTGGCATGAAAGATAAGTTGAACGTCTTGGTTGGCAGTTTCTCCAAAAATCATGATTGAATTTTGTTCCTACTTGTTCTTCTATTTGGTACCAAATATTTTCAATAGTTTCTTGTTGCTCTTTAGGCATTGTTTCATTACTATGTTTTGCTAAACCACCAACAACATGAACTAGTTTTATATTTGATGCTAATTCTTCTCTTAATTTATCTAATGTTGGTTTAAAGGCATAACACCAAGAACACATTGGGTCATGTACATGATAAAGTGTAATAGTCATTTTATTTCCTTAAAAATTGTTTGTATATATACAAAAAATATAATAAAAATGCTTTTATGTTAATGAATTTTTAAAATTATGAATTATATTTCTTTGCTATCTAGCTTTAAATTTAATATTGTAGAATATTAAACATAATATAAAAAGGTTTATAATGGATTATGAAGAGTTTGAAAAAGCTGTTGATACAATGGGTGTATTAACTAGAACTTCTAGAAAAGATTTAAAACAAAAATATCTTAAATTATCAAAACGATATCATCCCGATATGCCAGAAGGTAGTGATGAAAAATTTAAAGAAGTAAAAGAATCATATGACTTATTATTAGCATATATGGATTCTTATTGTTTTAGCTTTGACAATGAGGAGTTTAAAGAGCAATTTCCTGCATTTACGAATTACAAAAATTGGAATAGGTAAATAATTATGAAAAAAAGTGTATTTTTAATTTCTTTGTTTGGGGTATGTAGTTTTTCTTTTGGGAATATAAATGTAGAGAGTTTAGATATCTATAAAAACAGAACATTTGTAAATCAAGAATTAAATAGTTTTGATAATAGTGTAGATTTAATCTCTAATATCTCTTTAGATGAGATTAGATTTGTATATGATAAAAATTGTACTGTATCTAATACTAAAGTAATTAGGAACAATACTTCAGCTCAAGATATCTCATCTAAAATCACAAATTTAAAAGAGAAAATAGCTTATAGTGAAAATGAAGTAAAAAGTATTAAGACTGTTCTTTCTTCTTTGGAAAATATTAGATTTGAGAAAGAAGCTGTTTCCTTAGAGAATATAAAACAAGTATCGTCTTATGCAAAAGAAGAGTTAAAAACTAACTACAATACTTTGTATAAGTTAAATCTTCAATTACATAAATACAAAATTGAGTTAAACACATTAAGACAAACACAAAAGTCTCAAAAACACTCAATACTTAAATACACAACTACTTGTAAAAATAATAGTTCAGTTGTAATAAACTATGCAATCTCAAATATACATAAAAATAGTTTTTATGAAATAAAAGCTAATAGTAAAGATAAAAATATTGATATTAAGAATATGTCATTTATAACACAAAGTAGTGGGTATGATTTTAAAGATATAGATATAAATTTATTTACTTATAACTATACGAATCAAATCAAACCTACAAAGTTTTATCCAGAGTATTTAGATGTATATTCTAATCCTCCTGTTGCATATATGCAAAGTGATGCAGTGATGATGGAGAAAAGTATTTCTAAGAAAGCTAGAGTATTAAAGAAACCTAGCTTTTCTTATAGTGAAACAGCAACGAAGTCTTTTTTCAAAGCTTCTAATATTACTTTAGTAAGTGGAGATAAAACGCCTGTAGTTTTTGCAAATGAAAACTATAAAACATCTTCTAGTATTGAAATAGATGGATATGCAAATGCAAAGGCATTTTATAAAGTAGAGTTTTTAAGCGATAAGTTATTTTCTACATTAAATACAAGATTGTATTTAGATGAGGTATTTATTGCACGATCTTATACTAATGAGATAAAAAAAGATAAAAAAACATCTATGCATTTTGGAGAAGATAGATTTATTGATGTAAAAAAAGAGTTAATCAAAGATATGAAAGAAGAACCATTCTTTACGATTAATAAAATCAAAACACAAAAAGAATGGAAATATACAATTATTAATAATCATAGTGAAAAAAAGAGTATTAGTTTTATTGAGAGAATCCCCGTATCTAAACATGAGGATATAAAAGTAAAATTAATTTCAAAGATTAAATACACAAAAAAAGAAAATAATGGAAAAATTAGCTATGATTTTGTATTAAAACCAAAAGAAAAAATAAGTTTCATATTTGGTTATGAAGTAGAAAAACCTTACAAAAAATAGAGGAGATAATATGTTCGATCAAAAAAAAGTTAAAAATTTAGTTTTAAGTTCACTTGTTGCTGATGCCTACTCTTTAGGAGCTCATTGGGTTTATGATGAAAAACAATTAGCTAACGAGTCAATAGACTGGAATGAATTAAACACTCCTTTAGCTATTTGGCATAAGGAGAAAAAAGCAGGAGACTTCACTCATTATGGAGATCAAGCTTTTTGGTTATATGACTTCTTAAAAGATAAAGATAGTTTTGATATAAATGCCTTTAGGGATTATTGGTTTACAAAAATGGAAACTTATGAAGGTTATATTGATGGAGCAACACGAAATACAATTCAAAATATTAAAGATGGTGTAACTCCAAGTGGTTCTGACTCTACAGATTTATCTGTTGTTGGTAGAATTGTTCCTTTATTAAAGGTCTCTAAA contains the following coding sequences:
- a CDS encoding cache domain-containing protein, whose protein sequence is MKINTNDNIIIFFIKYAPIIFVVLLSLFTTKLVLLEKEEDFKKEVLQMEEDYYNTNKQRIKEEVERIYKFIELEKEKTEELLKASIKKRVYEAHAIASAIYEQEKHKNDDENTFQIIKKALGSIIFNDGRGYIFMDAKDGTSLLQPLNPEFEGKSFLNDIDANGYQFFKTVQKTIENKSERFDSYYWFQGNNTEERFKKISFYKYFEPYDLAIGTGEYIQTFENNLKKKLLNYIKDIRYQNDNYIFVIDFEGNYLAHYNKKFINTNRLNVKNQAGRYLVKDIIEFAKDKKSEYFSYVATLNTDDKARSNKKISYIKAFEPYNWAIGTGFYTEALNKQIEEKRVFITEENNSYVKHILLISCVVTLLLLIISFFISKELEKRLINYKKEIEVKILESKEKDEMMYQQSKMASMGEMIANIAHQWRQPLNQISTISSGIKVQKEYDMFDESKLNDDMEKIINSSNYLSQTIDDFRDFFVPNKTHQNFEISDTIQRTLSLVESQLKNNDIIIVKEIEEFTIKSLENELLQVLINILKNAKEALLERKEFSTKLIIIKTYKNENNAYISIKDNANGIEEEVLANIFTPYFTTKGEKGTGLGLYMSKSILNKNIGGDLKVKNTTFEYKGEKQIGAEFLVTLPLNKE
- a CDS encoding DsbA family protein gives rise to the protein MTITLYHVHDPMCSWCYAFKPTLDKLREELASNIKLVHVVGGLAKHSNETMPKEQQETIENIWYQIEEQVGTKFNHDFWRNCQPRRSTYLSCQATMLARYEGKEDEMIAGIQEAYYQEAKNPSDANTLTEVAKQIGLDEKKFEQDLKSSKIEQDLQDELNLRRSLYVRSFPSLVLKYKKELYPINLKYNDHEAMLKQIKDLTENIYF
- a CDS encoding DnaJ domain-containing protein yields the protein MDYEEFEKAVDTMGVLTRTSRKDLKQKYLKLSKRYHPDMPEGSDEKFKEVKESYDLLLAYMDSYCFSFDNEEFKEQFPAFTNYKNWNR
- a CDS encoding DUF4139 domain-containing protein; translation: MKKSVFLISLFGVCSFSFGNINVESLDIYKNRTFVNQELNSFDNSVDLISNISLDEIRFVYDKNCTVSNTKVIRNNTSAQDISSKITNLKEKIAYSENEVKSIKTVLSSLENIRFEKEAVSLENIKQVSSYAKEELKTNYNTLYKLNLQLHKYKIELNTLRQTQKSQKHSILKYTTTCKNNSSVVINYAISNIHKNSFYEIKANSKDKNIDIKNMSFITQSSGYDFKDIDINLFTYNYTNQIKPTKFYPEYLDVYSNPPVAYMQSDAVMMEKSISKKARVLKKPSFSYSETATKSFFKASNITLVSGDKTPVVFANENYKTSSSIEIDGYANAKAFYKVEFLSDKLFSTLNTRLYLDEVFIARSYTNEIKKDKKTSMHFGEDRFIDVKKELIKDMKEEPFFTINKIKTQKEWKYTIINNHSEKKSISFIERIPVSKHEDIKVKLISKIKYTKKENNGKISYDFVLKPKEKISFIFGYEVEKPYKK